In Mustela nigripes isolate SB6536 chromosome 2, MUSNIG.SB6536, whole genome shotgun sequence, a single window of DNA contains:
- the DPH3 gene encoding diphthamide biosynthesis protein 3, which produces MSVFHDEVEIEDFQYDEDSEAYFYPCPCGDNFCITKEDLENGEDVATCPSCSLIVKVIYDKDQFMRGETVSPPSTHKELVKC; this is translated from the exons ATGTCCGTGTTTCACGACGAAGTAGAGATCGAGGACTTCCAATATGACGAAGACTCGGAGGCATATTTCTACCCCTGCCCGTGTGGGGATAACTTCTGCATTACCAAG gaAGATTTGGAGAATGGGGAAGACGTGGCAACCTGTCCTAGCTGCTCTCTTATTGTAAAAGTGATTTATGACAAG GATCAGTTTATGCGTGGAGAAACAGTGTCACCCCCTTCCACCCACAAAGAATTAGTTAAATGCTAA